Within the Deinococcota bacterium genome, the region GTTTGGGCTCATCGACCTGCCAACCCGACAGCCTCTCGGCCGAGTGCCTGAGCAGCGCGGCCGGCGGTTGGCCCTCGAGGGTTTCCAGCGGCAGGTCCAAGATGGCGCCGCAGTCCTTGCAGATGAGGTGGTAGTGGGGCGCGACGTTGCTGTCGTAGAGCGCCTCGCCGTGTAAGCCGTCGAACTCGCGGATGAGGCCGACGCTCCGCAGCACGCTCAGGTTGAGATAGACCGTCGACAGGCTGATGTTCTCGCCGCGCTCGCGCAGGGCCGCGTAGAGGAGTTCGGCGCTCACATGGCTGTCTTGCTCGCCGAAAAAGCCGAGGATGGCCGCCCTCGGCCTGCTGAACCTGAGGCCGTGCCTCTGCAGGATGTCGCGGCTGCCTTTGTCTCGCGCTTGCGCCAATGTCTCATTCCTCGCGTGCCGCTCGAGCGGCGTCTTTGCCTCTAAGGATAGCACGAACGGCTATTTGGCGAGAAACGGCGCGAACAAAGGCGGCCTTCATGGCCGCTCGGCGGTCGCCTGGCGCCACGGTGTCTGGGGTGCGGCTTGAAGGGACTGTAGCTTGGCTTGAGGAAACGAGTCCCATTCTTTATTTACCCTCGAGAGACAAAAGGAGTACAACATGAGAAAGTCAATAAGAAAATCGTGGTGTGTCACGCTTGCCTTGCTGGTCTGGTTTGGGATGTTCGGCCAGGCGGTGCAGCCGCAGACAGTACAGCCACAGACGGTCCCTCAGCA harbors:
- a CDS encoding transcriptional repressor — its product is MAQARDKGSRDILQRHGLRFSRPRAAILGFFGEQDSHVSAELLYAALRERGENISLSTVYLNLSVLRSVGLIREFDGLHGEALYDSNVAPHYHLICKDCGAILDLPLETLEGQPPAALLRHSAERLSGWQVDEPKLDFHGYCPQCRPAPVSPRPGVALAEPSG